The following proteins are co-located in the Cutaneotrichosporon cavernicola HIS019 DNA, chromosome: 3 genome:
- the ESF1 gene encoding uncharacterized protein (rRNA processing-related protein): protein MSKDARFARLQTDPRFRRPKQKALKVEIDERFKDALSADFGKVASKAKVDKRGRAIASTAGSDSMKRFYRLASPDEERVDYARGEGVLESSGSEDESDSEVEEDELELGGKRKVRYLPSASESESESEEEEGLVNLSESEDEGQLNVNLSEDEAEVEEEEEEEEEEEEEEEEEEEEEEGADPTIRIAAVNLDWDHLRATDIFTIFNSFLKPQVKKGEAAPPPPGKLLSVKIYPSEFGKERMAAEDAAGPGGGLWKLDKPAKSKKSQHADSDEEGSGDEPEEEDSGAEEEGSGGEEGSEDESEAEQDELPDDGLDADIDNLEILSDVDNEEDIDMDQLRKYQLERLRYYYAIATFSNVPAAELVHDELNGTEFERTANILDLSYVPEGMEFAEDEVHDECTKEQKGYKGNEFVTDALRHSKVKLTWDQDDPNRAKMTRRALTREEIEEEDFANLVAGSGSEDSASEPEEKIEKGKKSKKEQAKERKEKLRALLAAGDGDVWGKAGAAWQEELADIRDGKKTGKKGKDDVEITFKPGLTNPAVADEENMTSLERYQMRMKEKKRAKKDKYSKADDDEPMGGDDFFGDDESEDEPVPKGKSGKDAKSKGKKEGKGKRAEEERNDVTLDTDAAGLVDDPSRHFALKDLVTAEKEAGKKRKRHRKGAKKELELGPEGFAASVDVADPRFAAIYDEPSFALDPTHAKFTDTSVNREILKRTRDKHAEGREGKKSEGGEGEGKGLSELVASVKAKSRPRKRSKH from the exons ATGAGCAAGGACGCCCGCTTCGCGCGACTTCAGACGGACCCGCGCTTCCGGCGCCCGAAGCAgaaggcgctcaaggtcgagaTCGATGAGCGTTTCAAAGATGCCCTCTCCGCCGACTTTGGCAAGGTCGCCTCGAAGG ccaaggtcgacaagCGTGGGCGCGCGATCGCGTCAACAGCCGGCTCGGACAGCATGAAACGGTTTTACCGCCTCGCGTCGCCGGATGAGGAGCGTGTCGACTACGCgcgtggcgagggcgtgctCGAGTCGTCCGGCTCTGAAGATGAGAGTGACAGCgaagtcgaggaggacgagctcgagctcggcgggAAGCGCAAGGTCCGCTACCTTCCTTCTGCCTCTGAGTCCGAGTCTGAgtcggaggaggaggaggggctggTCAATCTcagcgagagcgaggacgagggccaGCTGAATGTCAACctcagcgaggacgaggcggaggtggaggaagaggaggaggaggaggaggaggaggaggaggaggaggaggaggaggaggaggaggaggagggtgcgGACCCTACTATCCGCATCGCGGCAGTCAATCTCGACTGGGACCACCTGCGCGCGACCGACATTTTCACGATCTTCAACTCGTTCCTAAAGCCACaggtcaagaagggcgaggcggccccacctcccccaGGCAAGCTGCTCAGCGTGAAGATCTACCCCTCCGAGTTTGGCAAGGAGCGGatggcggccgaggacgctgCTGGCCCAGGTGGAGGCCTGTGGAAGCTCGACAAGCCCGCCAAGTCGAAAAAGTCTCAGCACgcggactcggacgaggagggctcgggcgacgagccggaggaggaggactctggtgccgaggaggagggctccggcggcgaggagggctcTGAGGACGAgtccgaggccgagcaggATGAGCTGCCGGACGACGgtctcgacgccgacatcgacaacctcgagaTCCTCTCCGATGTGGACAATGAAGAGGACATTGATATGGACCAGTTGCGCAAGTACCAGCTCGAGCGGTTGCGGTACTACTACGCCATTGCAACTTTCAGCAACGTCCCCGCTGCCGAGCTGGTACATGACGAGCTGAACGGCACTGAGTTTGAGCGCACAGCCAACATCCTGGACCTGAGCTACGTGCCCGAAGGCATGGAGtttgccgaggacgaggtgca CGACGAGTGTACCAAGGAGCAAAAGGGTTACAAGGGCAACGAATTTGTTACGGACGCCCTCCGCCACTCCAAGGTCAAGCTCACTTGGGACCAGGACGACCCGAACCGCGCCAAGATGACGCGACGCGCCCTCACGCGtgaggagattgaggaggaggacttTGCCAATCTCGTTGCGGGGTCGGGGTCTGAAGACTCGGCCTCTGAACCTGAGGAGAAAATCGAGAAGGGAAAGAAGAGCAAGAAGGAACAGGCaaaggagaggaaggagaagctgCGTGCGTTGCTCGCTGcaggcgacggcgatgtGTGGGGCAAGGCTGGGGCTGCTTGGCAGGAGGAGCTGGCCGATATCCGGGACGGCAAGAAGACAGGTAAaaagggcaaggacgacgtcgagattACCTTCAAGCCTGGTCTTACGAATCCCGCCgtggcggacgaggagaacaTGACTTCGTTGGAACGGTACCAGATGCGgatgaaggagaagaagcgcgccaagaaggacaagtacagcaaggccgacgacgacgagccgatgggcggcgacgactttttcggcgacgacgagagcgaaGACGAGCCAGTGCCTAAGGGCAAGAgcggcaaggacgccaagtccaagggcaagaaggagggcaaggggaagcgggccgaggaggagcgcaacGACGTTACCTTGGATACAGACGCTGCGggtctcgtcgacgacccaTCGCGCCACTTTGCGCTCAAGGATCTTGTCActgccgagaaggaggcaGGTAAGAAGCGTAAGCGGCACCGCAAGGGCGCAaagaaggagctcgagctgggcccCGAGGGCTTTGCGGCCAGTGTCGACGTAGCCGACCCGCGCTTCGCAGCGATTTACGACGAGCCCTCATTCGCGCTTGACCCCACGCATGCCAAGTTCACCGACACGAGCGTCAACCGAGAGATCCTCAAGCGTACGCGCGACAAGCACGCTGAGGGGCGCGAGGGGAAGAAGTcggagggtggggagggtgaggggaAGGGGCTCAGCGAGCTGGTGGCGAgcgtcaaggccaagagCCGGCCGCGGAAGAGGAGCAAGCATTAG
- a CDS encoding uncharacterized protein (Vacuolar sorting protein 39 domain 2), producing MDDPYVLQPVLADLYDSHDLLDFSAPGTHHITSFSPAASPSPPKENSVGSLFSSVAGFAAGVGARAGIASPPQGQGSVSPGSPGAPASPRRGSGSDTEVPERTEVRCVEGFGPNLYVGGSDGVVEWWVYDGSAGPSETRGWKLQRKHKLFPCRPVSRIVLLPKVSRALVLSEGTLHPLSLPGLEPLPSNSIAAVRGVVSVALNDDELDLADKDGTTDMTVVLVKRKGLGIYHLGQRMTMVKEIPLPAPPRYHALFNTYMCAALPTESGLTYCIIDLSDASLTEVLPVSQVDPDDNWKPNPNVVVIPGESQFLVTSYTGANTMGVFLNGQGDPERGTVEWTEHPICIAIESGFIIALLRNNTVVVHNLNDLENPAQVISLDATADVFTLSYTPYGISIRDAVRDERMVPTRFTLLSGALAPATVPLESPEVPPESPEIGEPEPDETEEPEGGSGLTPPSSPKFARQPIQPVRSSSLISAASDRRPPFSSVIAETLVVSRHSIQGLVPTPAVLRLERLCAEHRVDEAIAMVDEERRRGRRGEIDIDKATHTATVRFMHQYLACHLLVETVFERAGDYFIRGKVDPRVLVRLFPAYRGKTIGTAEEVDVYEGLVSTLETMQPVEDIISSFLDRNSPRPDPSEAEELRLALYYSAKNMLIEFLRKTRGQRRKGGSRGLDSRKIDIVVDTTLAKLLAEEGTTHELLALLGGPNDVVLLELEPFLAQRKYVLSTVMKSEGRIDRVLELLKEIAEGPPDPLCDDPVGELVQTLDTVDDPELLRHYVLWMVSREPEKALSLLITKGNAIKVDDEALISDLGAVDKEAAEQYLEYVVVGKRTGSPALHERLLSHLLEQADEMVADDGIKYHLEELDAEYRLAGSSSYAEFFAEVAPPTPFKTLRLKLMLFLQNAVYDLDAASTRLEKIDVLVTERAIVLGRLNRHTDALKLLAQDLPDTVSAQTYCTLGGEIIPPKVAKAITKHEPGVAGWSALGDGRSGTVDADTQHRLIVELLRAYMGDSGGSARSASLLSAQGVHLDVDEVLDMAPGDWPLDTVTTFYRRSYRRLLQEKTTGLILKSIAAGQNLETSQRYLDAMMHVPPTTLDAPEEAEKTVMYEEKEMSEKTVESVSDESDESDESEKPREHYPAARLSRM from the exons ATGGACGACCCGTACGTCCTCCAGCCAGTCTTGGCGGATTTATACGACTCTCATGATCTCCTCGACTTCTCTGCGCCGGGGACGCACCACATCACGTCGTTCTCTCCCGCCGCTTCCCCATCTCCACCGAAAGAGAACTCGGTCGGATCGCTGTTCAGCAGTGTCGCGGGATTCGCGGCGGGCGTCGGGGCACGTGCTGGTATCGCGTCACCACCACAAGGGCAAGGATCCGTGTCGCCTGGGTCTCCAGGTGCACCTGCGAGCCCCCGAAGAGGCTCAGGCTCAGACACCGAGGTACCCGAGCGCACCGAGGTGCGGTGCGTCGAGGGCTTCGGACCAAACCTCTACGTGGGAGGGAGTGATGGTGTCGTAGAGTGGTGGGTTTATGATGGGAGTGCTGGGCCGAGTGAG accCGGGGATGGAAGCTGCAGCGGAAACACAAGCTCTTCCCATGCCGACCAGTGAGCCGTATCGTACTGCTCCCCAAGGTCTCGCGCGCCCTGGTGCTCTCCGAGGGCACCCTACACCCACTCAGCCTACCCGGGCTCGAGCCTCTGCCCTCCAACTCGATCGCGGCTGTGCGCGGCGTCGTgagcgtcgcgctcaacgacgacgaacTCGACTTGGCCGACAAAGACGGCACGACGGACATGACGGTTGTGCTTGTTAAGCGCAAGGGCTTGGGAATATACCACCTCGGCCAGCGCATGACCATGGTCAAGGAAATTCCCCTGCCCGCGCCACCTCGGTACCACGCCCTGTTCAACACGTACATGTGCGCGGCGCTGCCAACCGAAAGCGGCCTGACGTACTGCATCATTGACCTGTCGGACGCGTCGTTGACCGAGGTTCTTCCGGTATCGCAGGTTGACCCCGACGACAACTGGAAGCCCAACCccaatgtcgtcgtcattcCAGGGGAGAGCCAGTTCCTCGTCACGTCATACACGGGCGCTAACACAATGGGTGTCTTCCTCAACGGCCAGGGCGACCCCGAGCGCGGTACCGTCGAGTGGACTGAGCATCCGATCTGCATCGCAATCGAGAGCGGCTTCAtcatcgccctcctccgcaacAACACGGTCGTCGTGCACAAcctcaacgacctcgagaacCCGGCCCAGGTCATCTCACTCGACGCAACCGCTGACGTTTTCACCCTCTCCTACACTCCATACGGGATAAGCATCCGTGACGccgtgcgcgacgagcgcatgGTGCCTACACGCTTCACGCTGTTGAGCGGTGCGTTAGCACCAGCCACAGTACCGCTCGAGAGCCCCGAGGTGCCGCCAGAATCACCAGAGATCGGCGAACCCGAGCCCGATGAGACTGAAGAGCCGGAAGGCGGGTCGGGCCTCACGCCTCCGTCCTCGCCCAAGTTTGCGCGCCAGCCTATCCAGCCAGTACGGAGTTCGTCCCTCATCTCGGCCGCTAGCGATCGTAGGCCGCCTTTCTCCTCCGTCAtcgccgagacgctcgtGGTCAGCCGACACTCGATCCAGGGCCTCGTCCCCACCCCGGCCGTCCTCcgtctcgagcgcctgtGCGCGGAGCACAgagtcgacgaggcgatcgCGATGGTagacgaggagcggcgtcgtgggcggcgcggtgaGATCGACATTGACAAG gcgaCGCACACAGCCACCGTCCGCTTCATGCACCAGTACCTCGCGTGCCATCTGCTCGTCGAAACTGTGTTTGAACGTGCGGGCGACTACTTTATCCGCGGCAAGGTTGACCCGCGCGTGCTCGTCCGCCTGTTTCCCGCGTACCGCGGTAAGACAATCGGTACGGCCGAAGAAGTCGACGTGTACGAGGGACTAGTGTCGACGCTGGAAACGATGCAGCCAGTGGAGGACATCA TCTCTTCGTTTCTCGACCGCAACTCGCCCCGGCCAGACCcgtccgaggccgaggagctgcgcctGGCGTTGTACTACAGCGCGAAGAACATGCTCATCGAGTTCCTGCGCAAGACGCGCGGGCAGCGGCGGAAGGGCGGGTCGCGGGGCCTCGACTCGCGCAAGATCGACATTGTTGTCGACACGACGCTTGCCAAGCTCTTAGCTGAGGAGGGAACTACGCACGAGCTGCTCGCCCTGCTCGGCGGGCCGAACGACGTCGTCCTTTTGGAGCTCGAGCCCTTCCTCGCGCAACGCAAGTATGTGCTCAGCACTGTCATGAAAAGCGAGGGGCGGATCGACCGGGTGCTTGAGCTGTTGAAGGA gatCGCTGAAGGGCCTCCCGACCCGCTGTGCGACGATCCGGTCGGCGAACTCGTGCAGACGCTCGACACGGTTGACGACCCCGAGCTCTTGCGCCACTACGTGCTGTGGATGGTTTCGCGCGAGCCGGAGAAGGCACTCAGCCTGCTGATTACAAAGGGGAACGCGatcaaggtcgacgacgaagcACTCATCTcggacctcggcgcggtggaCAAAGAGGCTGCTGAGCAGTACCTCGAGTACGTGGTGGTCGGCAAGCGCACGGGTTCTCCGGCACTGCACGAGCGACTGCTCTCCCACCTTCTCGAGCAGGCGGATGAGAtggtcgccgacgacgggATCAAGTAccacctcgaggagcttgacgccGAGTACCGTCTGGCCGGGAGCTCGAGCTACGCCGAGTTcttcgccgaggtcgcgccTCCGACGCCGTTCAAGACGCTGCGCCTGAAGCTCATGCTGTTCCTCCAGAACGCGGTGTACGATCTAGATGCCGCTTCGACGCGCTTGGAGAAGATTGATGTGCTGGTGACGGAGCGTGCgatcgtcctcggccgcctgAACCGACACACCGATGctctcaagctcctcgcccaggATCTGCCTGACACGGTGTCGGCGCAGACGTACTGCACTTTGGGGGGCGAGATCATCCCGCCCAAGGTCGCCAAGGCGATCACGAAGCACGAGCCAGGCGTCGCGGGATGGTCGGCGCTAGGCGACGGGCGCAGCGGCACGGTGGACGCTGACACGCAGCACCGCCTTATTGTTGAGTTGTTGCGCGCGTACATGGGCGACAGTGGGGGTTCGGCACGCTCGGCCAGCCTGTTGTCGGCGCAGGGCGTGCATTTGGACGTGGACGAGGTTCTGGACATGGCGCCGGGGGATTGGCCACTCGACACCGTCACGACGTTCTATCGCCGGAGTTACCGACGTCTGCTTCAGGAGAAGACGACGGGGTTGATCCTCAAGAGCATTGCGGCGGGACAGAACCTCGAG acgaGCCAGCGAtacctcgacgccatgaTGCACGTACCGCCAACTACGCTGGACGCGCCGGAGGAAGCGGAGAAGACGGTCATGtacgaggagaaggagatgagTGAGAAGACGGTCGAGAGTGTGAGCGatgagagcgacgagagtgacgagagcgagaagCCGCGCGAGCATTATCCCGCTGCCCGACTATCGCGCATGTGA